A window of the Hyphomicrobiales bacterium genome harbors these coding sequences:
- a CDS encoding chemotaxis protein, which translates to MSTSQKTQSVLRVIQFLERRKAQAGEVSIGDVMQLAEVMADSYKDFFSSFDGVVYQELVSIADEIATMKNELVHLRADDMKHNRIPDAGRELDAIVEATEEATNTIMNAAEELMGADPSDTDAFQALVSDKTIEIFEACSFQDITGQRISKVVSTLNHIDERLDTLMNKLKMPENLPPLEESNSEKRQRELLLNGPQMKGDAIVQDDVDALLADDTVGAQNEIDKLFD; encoded by the coding sequence ATGTCAACTAGTCAGAAAACCCAGAGCGTCCTGCGCGTCATCCAGTTTCTGGAGCGCCGCAAAGCGCAGGCAGGCGAGGTGTCGATCGGGGACGTCATGCAGCTCGCCGAGGTGATGGCCGATTCCTACAAGGACTTCTTCTCGTCCTTCGACGGTGTCGTCTATCAAGAGCTCGTTTCGATCGCCGACGAAATCGCGACCATGAAGAACGAGCTGGTGCACCTGCGCGCCGACGACATGAAGCACAATCGCATTCCCGATGCCGGGCGCGAGCTTGATGCCATCGTCGAGGCGACCGAGGAAGCTACCAACACGATCATGAATGCGGCCGAGGAACTGATGGGCGCGGACCCGTCGGATACCGACGCGTTCCAGGCACTGGTCAGCGACAAGACCATCGAGATCTTCGAAGCCTGTTCGTTCCAGGACATCACCGGCCAGCGCATTTCCAAGGTCGTGTCCACGCTCAACCACATCGACGAGCGGCTCGACACGCTGATGAACAAGCTGAAGATGCCGGAAAACCTGCCGCCTCTCGAGGAAAGCAATTCGGAAAAGCGCCAGCGCGAACTGCTCCTCAACGGGCCGCAGATGAAGGGCGACGCAATCGTGCAGGACGATGTCGATGCGCTTCTGGCCGACGACACGGTCGGCGCGCAGAACGAGATCGACAAGCTGTTCGACTGA